Proteins from one Patagioenas fasciata isolate bPatFas1 chromosome 6, bPatFas1.hap1, whole genome shotgun sequence genomic window:
- the HENMT1 gene encoding small RNA 2'-O-methyltransferase isoform X1, whose translation MDKNFQEEQFTGIIKFTPPLYKQRYQFIKDLVGKYKPKKVADLGCADCTLLQMLKFCSSIEVLAGLDICTSVMKENMHRLSPLPGDYLQPAERPLTVTLHQGSVAHKDPCMLGFDLVTCIELIEHLEQSELMKFPEVVFGFMAPRIVVISTPNFEFNALLPNKALFRHPDHKFEWNQAQFQSWALETARRYDYSVEFTGVGHPPTGMENVGFCTQIGVFVRKYSQTCESAQSEKPTEAVYKMVFRAVYPSLKDEKYLKNAVVSEVIFTAQNIKRSLLDRLMAEHEEYNNDPVERKFQFQPSMNRFSEDLGKLVVEKSMEPFVHGNVVYIPLTTIFSFPKVNRLCGTFEKLCKLIAGKVTLSSDGSAVMFNTELENEEN comes from the exons ATGGATAAGAACTTTCAAGAAGAACAGTTTACAGGAATTATTAAATTTACACCTCCTTTGTACAAACAACGCTACCAGTTCATTAAAGATTTAGTGGGGAAATACAAACCTAAAAAG GTGGCAGATTTAGGATGTGCTGACTGTACTCTTCTCCAGATGCTGAAATTCTGCAGTTCTATTGAAGTGTTAGCTGGGTTAGATATCTGCACAAGTGTAATGAAAGAGAACAT GCATAGATTGTCTCCTCTTCCTGGTGATTATTTGCAACCCGCTGAAAGACCCCTAACTGTTACCTTGCATCAGGGTTCAGTTGCCCATAAAGATCCTTGCATGCTTGGTTTTGACTTGGTAACGTGTATTGAACT AATAGAGCACCTGGAACAATCAGAACTAATGAAGTTTCCTGAAGTGGTGTTTGGTTTCATGGCTCCACGCATAGTTGTGATCAGTACTCCAAATTTTGAATTTAACGCTTTGCTTCCCAACAAAGCATTATTCAGGCATCCAGACCACAAATTTGAATGGAACCAAGCGCAATTTCAAAGCTG GGCTCTAGAGACAGCCAGACGCTATGATTACTCAGTGGAATTTACTGGCGTAGGGCACCCACCAACAGGAATGGAGAATGTTGGGTTTTGTACCCAAATAGGTGTGTTTGTTAGAAAATATTCTCAAACCTGTGAATCTGCTCAGTCTGAGAAACCCACTGAAGCAGTTTACAAAATG GTCTTCAGAGCTGTGTATCCAAGTCTTAAAGATGAGAAATACCTGAAGAATGCAGTGGTCAGTGAAGTTATTTTCACAGCACAAAATATTAAGCGAAGTCTGCTGGACCGTTTAATGGCAGAACATGAGGAATATAATAATGATCCTGTTGAGAGAAAATTCCAATTCCAACCTTCAATGAACCGTTTTTCAGAAGATCTTGGAAAACTGGTGGTTGAAAAAAGCATGGAACCATTTGTCCATGGAAATGTGGTTTATATACCTCTAAcaacaattttttcttttcccaaagtgAATCGGCTTTGTGGTACCTTTGAGAAGTTATGCAAACTTATTGCTGGCAAGGTCACACTGAGCAGTGATGGTTCTGCTGTGATGTTCAATACAGAACTTGAAAATGAAGAGAATTAA
- the HENMT1 gene encoding small RNA 2'-O-methyltransferase isoform X2, protein MFHVAQHITKKVQGEAGMEASMEKASLQVADLGCADCTLLQMLKFCSSIEVLAGLDICTSVMKENMHRLSPLPGDYLQPAERPLTVTLHQGSVAHKDPCMLGFDLVTCIELIEHLEQSELMKFPEVVFGFMAPRIVVISTPNFEFNALLPNKALFRHPDHKFEWNQAQFQSWALETARRYDYSVEFTGVGHPPTGMENVGFCTQIGVFVRKYSQTCESAQSEKPTEAVYKMVFRAVYPSLKDEKYLKNAVVSEVIFTAQNIKRSLLDRLMAEHEEYNNDPVERKFQFQPSMNRFSEDLGKLVVEKSMEPFVHGNVVYIPLTTIFSFPKVNRLCGTFEKLCKLIAGKVTLSSDGSAVMFNTELENEEN, encoded by the exons ATGTTCCATGTTGCTCAGCACATCACGAAAAAGGTGCAGGGAGAAGCTGGTATGGAAGCATCCATGGAAAAAGCATCTCTACAG GTGGCAGATTTAGGATGTGCTGACTGTACTCTTCTCCAGATGCTGAAATTCTGCAGTTCTATTGAAGTGTTAGCTGGGTTAGATATCTGCACAAGTGTAATGAAAGAGAACAT GCATAGATTGTCTCCTCTTCCTGGTGATTATTTGCAACCCGCTGAAAGACCCCTAACTGTTACCTTGCATCAGGGTTCAGTTGCCCATAAAGATCCTTGCATGCTTGGTTTTGACTTGGTAACGTGTATTGAACT AATAGAGCACCTGGAACAATCAGAACTAATGAAGTTTCCTGAAGTGGTGTTTGGTTTCATGGCTCCACGCATAGTTGTGATCAGTACTCCAAATTTTGAATTTAACGCTTTGCTTCCCAACAAAGCATTATTCAGGCATCCAGACCACAAATTTGAATGGAACCAAGCGCAATTTCAAAGCTG GGCTCTAGAGACAGCCAGACGCTATGATTACTCAGTGGAATTTACTGGCGTAGGGCACCCACCAACAGGAATGGAGAATGTTGGGTTTTGTACCCAAATAGGTGTGTTTGTTAGAAAATATTCTCAAACCTGTGAATCTGCTCAGTCTGAGAAACCCACTGAAGCAGTTTACAAAATG GTCTTCAGAGCTGTGTATCCAAGTCTTAAAGATGAGAAATACCTGAAGAATGCAGTGGTCAGTGAAGTTATTTTCACAGCACAAAATATTAAGCGAAGTCTGCTGGACCGTTTAATGGCAGAACATGAGGAATATAATAATGATCCTGTTGAGAGAAAATTCCAATTCCAACCTTCAATGAACCGTTTTTCAGAAGATCTTGGAAAACTGGTGGTTGAAAAAAGCATGGAACCATTTGTCCATGGAAATGTGGTTTATATACCTCTAAcaacaattttttcttttcccaaagtgAATCGGCTTTGTGGTACCTTTGAGAAGTTATGCAAACTTATTGCTGGCAAGGTCACACTGAGCAGTGATGGTTCTGCTGTGATGTTCAATACAGAACTTGAAAATGAAGAGAATTAA
- the HENMT1 gene encoding small RNA 2'-O-methyltransferase isoform X3 — MLLSTSRKRCREKLVWKHPWKKHLYRHRLSPLPGDYLQPAERPLTVTLHQGSVAHKDPCMLGFDLVTCIELIEHLEQSELMKFPEVVFGFMAPRIVVISTPNFEFNALLPNKALFRHPDHKFEWNQAQFQSWALETARRYDYSVEFTGVGHPPTGMENVGFCTQIGVFVRKYSQTCESAQSEKPTEAVYKMVFRAVYPSLKDEKYLKNAVVSEVIFTAQNIKRSLLDRLMAEHEEYNNDPVERKFQFQPSMNRFSEDLGKLVVEKSMEPFVHGNVVYIPLTTIFSFPKVNRLCGTFEKLCKLIAGKVTLSSDGSAVMFNTELENEEN; from the exons ATGTTGCTCAGCACATCACGAAAAAGGTGCAGGGAGAAGCTGGTATGGAAGCATCCATGGAAAAAGCATCTCTACAG GCATAGATTGTCTCCTCTTCCTGGTGATTATTTGCAACCCGCTGAAAGACCCCTAACTGTTACCTTGCATCAGGGTTCAGTTGCCCATAAAGATCCTTGCATGCTTGGTTTTGACTTGGTAACGTGTATTGAACT AATAGAGCACCTGGAACAATCAGAACTAATGAAGTTTCCTGAAGTGGTGTTTGGTTTCATGGCTCCACGCATAGTTGTGATCAGTACTCCAAATTTTGAATTTAACGCTTTGCTTCCCAACAAAGCATTATTCAGGCATCCAGACCACAAATTTGAATGGAACCAAGCGCAATTTCAAAGCTG GGCTCTAGAGACAGCCAGACGCTATGATTACTCAGTGGAATTTACTGGCGTAGGGCACCCACCAACAGGAATGGAGAATGTTGGGTTTTGTACCCAAATAGGTGTGTTTGTTAGAAAATATTCTCAAACCTGTGAATCTGCTCAGTCTGAGAAACCCACTGAAGCAGTTTACAAAATG GTCTTCAGAGCTGTGTATCCAAGTCTTAAAGATGAGAAATACCTGAAGAATGCAGTGGTCAGTGAAGTTATTTTCACAGCACAAAATATTAAGCGAAGTCTGCTGGACCGTTTAATGGCAGAACATGAGGAATATAATAATGATCCTGTTGAGAGAAAATTCCAATTCCAACCTTCAATGAACCGTTTTTCAGAAGATCTTGGAAAACTGGTGGTTGAAAAAAGCATGGAACCATTTGTCCATGGAAATGTGGTTTATATACCTCTAAcaacaattttttcttttcccaaagtgAATCGGCTTTGTGGTACCTTTGAGAAGTTATGCAAACTTATTGCTGGCAAGGTCACACTGAGCAGTGATGGTTCTGCTGTGATGTTCAATACAGAACTTGAAAATGAAGAGAATTAA
- the PRPF38B gene encoding pre-mRNA-splicing factor 38B produces MANNSPAVGAGNCQGQQAAQHQPGALPPAQQQLQSGAPKPAASGKQGNVLPLWGNEKTMNLNPMILTNILSSPYFKVQLYELKTYHEVVDEIYFKVTHVEPWEKGSRKTAGQTGMCGGVRGVGTGGIVSTAFCLLYKLFTLKLTRKQVMGLITHTDSPYIRALGFMYIRYTQPPTDLWDWFESFLDDEEDLDVKAGGGCVMTIGEMLRSFLTKLEWFSTLFPRIPVPVQKTIDQQIKSRPRKIKKDGKEGMEEIDRHAERRRSRSPRRSISPRRSPRRSRSRSHHREGHGSSSFDRELERERERQRLEREAKEREKERRRSRSTDRTLERRRSRSRDRYRSRSRSRDRKGDRRDRDREREKENERSRKKERDYDKERGSEREKDRSRERSKERKSKGDIEERRHKDEKDDKKHRDDKRDSKKERKHSRSRSRERRHRSRSRSKNTGKRSRSRSKEKSSKHKNESKEKSNKRSRSRSRGRTDSVEKSRKRDQSPSKEKSRKRSRSKERSHKHDHSDSKDHSDKHEHRRSQSTEPESQEKQQKNKDETA; encoded by the exons ATGGCCAACAATAGCCCCGCTGTCGGCGCCGGCAACTGTCAGGGGCAGCAGGCGGCCCAGCACCAGCCGGGCGCCCTCCCGCCGGCCCAGCAGCAACTGCAGAGCGGAGCCCCCAAGCCGGCGGCCTCGGGCAAGCAGGGCAATGTGCTGCCGTTGTGGGGGAACGAGAAGACCATGAACCTGAACCCCATGATTCTCACCAACATCCTCTCATCGCCCTACTTCAAGGTGCAGCTCTACGAGCTCAAGACTTACCATGAGGTGGTGGACGAGATCTACTTCAAG GTTACGCATGTTGAACCGTGGGAAAAGGGGAGCAGAAAAACAGCAGGCCAGACAGGGATGTGTGGAGGG gtgCGAGGTGTTGGAACTGGAGGAATTGTGTCTACTGCCTTTTGTCTGCTCTACAAATTATTTACACTGAAACTCACTCGTAAGCAAGTGATGGGCCTTATAACTCATACAGACTCTCCATATATTAGGGCTCTTGGATTTATGTATATTAG GTACACACAGCCACCTACAGATCTATGGGACTGGTTTGAATCCTTTCTTGATGATGAAGAG GACCTCGATGTGAAGGCAGGTGGCGGTTGTGTTATGACCATCGGGGAGATGCTTCGTTCCTTCCTCACTAAGCTGGAATGGTTTTCCACGTTGTTTCCAAGAATTCCTGTGCCAGTCCAGAAAACCATTGACCAGCAAATTAAAAGCAGACCTAGAAAAATCAAGAAAGATGGCAAGGAGGGAATGGAAGAAATAGACCGGCATGCAGAACGTAGACGTTCAAG GTCTCCAAGACGATCCATCAGTCCCAGGAGGTCTcccagaagatccagaagcagaagTCATCATCGGGAAGGCCATGGATCATCCAGTTTTGATAGAGAgctagaaagagaaagagaacggCAGAGATTAGAACGTGAAgctaaggagagagaaaaagaaaggcgGCGATCTCGAAGTACTGATCGCACACTAGAACGGAGGCGAAGCAGAAGCAGGGACAGATACAGAAGCCGTAGTCGAAGTCGTGACAGGAAAGGAGATCGAAGAGACAGGGATAGGGAgcgagagaaagaaaatgaacgaagccggaaaaaagagagagattacGATAAAGAAAGAGGTAGTGAGAGGGAAAAAGATCGATCTAGAGAAAGATcgaaagaaaggaaaagtaagGGTGATATAGAAGAGAGACGACACAAAGATGAAAAGGATGACAAAAAACACAGAGATGACAAGAGGGATtccaaaaaagagagaaaacatagCAGAAGTCGAAGCCGGGAAAGAAGGCATAGGAGTAGGAGCCGAAGTAAGAATACAGGTAAGCGTAGCAGAAGCAGGAGCAAAGAGAAATCAagtaaacataaaaatgaaagtaaAGAGAAGTCAAATAAACGAAGTAGAAGCAGAAGCAGAGGAAGAACAGATAGTGTTGAGAAGTCCAGAAAACGAGACCAGAGTCCCAGCAAAGAAAAATCTAGGAAGCGTAGTAGAAGCAAAGAACGTTCCCATAAACACGATCACAGTGACAGCAAGGACCATTCGGACAAACACGAGCATCGAAGGAGCCAAAGTACAGAACCAGAGAGCcaagaaaagcaacagaaaaacaaagatgaGACTGCGTGA